In the genome of Methanobacterium spitsbergense, one region contains:
- a CDS encoding tyrosine-type recombinase/integrase encodes MHCNLRDKAIILLQFSSGLRASEIRQLTYGQFFIAVKEYITFNNNEIFNINKIYHQLKNKDNIIGIWNSIESETDIDYLTFNSSESNKAIIDYLSERNNKKPITSFDEPLFIGNGKQIGEHTLSAIYRRINTRAGLGSRNEKRNFLTSNIPRKMFERALLNSDVEYLVIKLMLGYKIDNIKLAYYKNNPEILKKEYLKGLRNITFEEIKIVTTDRYDNIINELKIEKEERIKLENRIKKLENNNL; translated from the coding sequence ATTCATTGTAATTTAAGGGATAAAGCTATTATTCTTTTACAATTTTCTAGTGGATTACGTGCCTCTGAAATACGGCAATTAACATATGGTCAATTTTTCATTGCAGTAAAAGAATATATCACTTTTAATAATAATGAAATATTTAATATTAATAAAATATACCATCAACTTAAAAATAAAGATAATATTATAGGAATTTGGAATTCAATAGAGTCAGAAACTGATATTGATTATTTAACATTTAATTCATCTGAGAGTAACAAAGCAATTATAGATTATCTATCAGAACGTAACAATAAAAAACCTATCACATCATTTGATGAGCCGTTATTTATTGGTAATGGAAAACAAATTGGAGAACATACATTATCAGCTATATATAGAAGAATTAATACGAGAGCAGGTTTAGGATCACGTAATGAAAAACGGAATTTTTTAACATCCAATATCCCACGTAAAATGTTCGAAAGAGCATTACTAAATAGTGATGTTGAATATTTAGTTATCAAATTAATGTTAGGCTATAAAATAGATAATATAAAATTAGCCTACTATAAAAATAACCCTGAAATACTTAAAAAGGAATATCTTAAAGGTCTCAGAAATATTACATTTGAAGAAATAAAAATAGTAACAACAGACAGATATGATAACATAATCAATGAATTAAAGATAGAAAAAGAGGAAAGAATAAAACTAGAAAATCGAATAAAAAAATTAGAAAATAATAATCTCTGA